The genome window ATGACTTGCGCGTTGAGGGGCGCGTGTCGGGCGTGCTGCGCTGCGACGGCGTTCTCTACGTCGCCCCCGGAGCAGAGATCAATGCCGATGTCACCGCAACTGACGCGATCGTCGAAGGGCTGCTTGAAGGCTCAATTGCCTGTGCAGGACGCCTCGAGATTCGACCGACCGGCGTGATTCGCGCTGGCGTGAACACGCATCGTCTAGTAATCCACGAGGGCGCTGTGCTGGAGGGTCGGCTCGACATGGCTGCGCCAGCCGAAGCATCTGCTGACGCGTCCGGCGCGACCAGCGCACTCGAGTCAGAAACATCAGGCATCGACTCCAGTGCATCTTCTTCGTTCTCCTACCTGCGGAGCTTCTCCTCCCCCAGCGCAACGTCTGCCTCAGGCGAGGACGACCTACCGGGCGGTGAAGAAGGTGAAATCGAGGACGACGGAACAGACGACGAAAACTAAATTCCGCAACTGACGAAATCGA of Thermomicrobiales bacterium contains these proteins:
- a CDS encoding polymer-forming cytoskeletal protein — its product is MSIRGSAGSTDLAASQSLNGSRSLVDRHTSVDGTLETEHDLRVEGRVSGVLRCDGVLYVAPGAEINADVTATDAIVEGLLEGSIACAGRLEIRPTGVIRAGVNTHRLVIHEGAVLEGRLDMAAPAEASADASGATSALESETSGIDSSASSSFSYLRSFSSPSATSASGEDDLPGGEEGEIEDDGTDDEN